In the Helianthus annuus cultivar XRQ/B chromosome 11, HanXRQr2.0-SUNRISE, whole genome shotgun sequence genome, one interval contains:
- the LOC110890490 gene encoding epoxide hydrolase A translates to MEGIEHRTVRVNGINMHVAEKGDGPIILFLHGFPELWYSWRHQIHALAALGYHCVAPDLRGYGDTDAPPSATSYTCLHVVGDLVALIDSLGGEAVYLVAHDWGAIIGWYLCLFRPDKVKAYACMSVPYRPRNPKMKPVETMRALFGEEYYMCRFQETGVMENEIKSYETAQVLKKILTDRTPGPPCLPKSDPFGLKALDGPLPLPSWISEYDIKYVADKFDQTGFTGGLNYYRAMDLNWELTAAWTGAQVKVAVLYVVGDEDMVYTTPGLKEYVHGGGFKKDVPFLQDIVVMEGVGHFLHQEKPQQSTALIHDFIKKF, encoded by the exons ATGGAAGGCATCGAGCACAGAACAGTACGAGTCAATGGCATCAACATGCACGTCGCCGAAAAGGGCGACGGCCCAATTATCCTCTTCCTCCACGGCTTCCCAGAGCTCTGGTACTCGTGGCGCCACCAGATCCACGCCTTGGCGGCCTTGGGCTACCACTGTGTCGCCCCAGACCTTCGTGGTTACGGTGACACAGATGCCCCGCCCTCTGCAACGAGCTATACGTGCCTCCATGTTGTTGGGGACCTGGTGGCGCTTATAGACTCGTTGGGCGGGGAGGCTGTGTACCTGGTGGCGCATGACTGGGGAGCGATTATTGGTTGGTATCTGTGCCTGTTTAGGCCGGACAAAGTGAAGGCGTATGCGTGCATGTCAGTGCCGTACCGGCCTAGAAATCCGAAGATGAAGCCTGTTGAAACCATGAGAGCTCTTTTTGGTGAAGAGTATTATATGTGCAGGTTTCAG GAAACTGGAGTGATGGAAAATGAGATAAAAAGTTATGAAACAGCACAAGTGCTAAAGAAAATTCTAACAGATAGGACACCAGGACCCCCTTGTTTGCCTAAATCCGATCCGTTCGGATTGAAAGCTTTAGATGGACCCTTGCCGTTGCCTTCTTGGATTTCcgaatatgatattaagtatgtcGCTGACAAGTTTGATCAAACGGGCTTCACTGGCGGCTTGAACTATTATCGCGCTATGGATCT GAATTGGGAGCTTACGGCTGCATGGACCGGAGCGCAAGTGAAAGTAGCCGTGCTATATGTAGTAGGGGATGAGGACATGGTGTATACAACACCAGGGTTAAAAGAGTATGTACATGGTGGTGGTTTCAAGAAAGATGTACCATTTCTTCAAGACATTGTGGTTATGGAAGGTGTTGGTCACTTTCTACACCAGGAGAAGCCTCAACAATCCACTGCTTTGATTCATGATTTCATCAAGAAATTCTAA